In Nostoc sp. CENA543, a single genomic region encodes these proteins:
- a CDS encoding VOC family protein, with amino-acid sequence MKTSGIHHIAIICSDYERSKDFYVDVLGFEIIHETFRAERNSYKLDLRVNDNTQIELFSFPHPPQRVSNPEACGLRHLAFAVENIDDAVSYLKSHGLAVENIRVDEITGRKFTFFQDPDKLPLEIYES; translated from the coding sequence ATGAAAACTAGTGGTATTCATCACATAGCAATTATTTGTTCTGATTATGAACGCTCGAAAGATTTTTATGTAGATGTTCTAGGGTTTGAGATTATTCATGAGACATTTCGCGCTGAGAGGAATTCTTATAAATTAGATTTACGCGTTAACGACAATACTCAAATTGAGTTATTTTCCTTTCCTCATCCTCCGCAACGAGTCAGTAATCCTGAAGCTTGTGGTTTAAGACATTTAGCTTTCGCGGTGGAAAATATAGACGATGCCGTTTCTTACTTAAAATCTCATGGGTTAGCGGTAGAAAATATCAGAGTTGATGAAATTACTGGTAGAAAATTTACTTTCTTTCAAGACCCAGACAAGTTACCTTTAGAAATTTATGAATCTTAA
- a CDS encoding VWA domain-containing protein, whose translation MKVKLLSALSDHNLDAAQLTSQRQLAISISAIADQFEHNLPLNLCLILDQSGSMHGQPLKTVIQAVERVLDRLEPRDRISVVAFAGSAVVIIPNQPVLDPKTIKSQISQKLAASGGTSIAEGLQLGITELMKGTKGAVSQAFLLTDGHGESSLKIWKWEFGHDDGKRCLELAKKAAKINLTINTLGFGNHWNQDLLEKIADAGGGTLTHIERPEQATHQFNRLFTRVQSVGLTNAYLQLSLQPHVRLAELKPVAQVTPDIIELPVEKLSDGTLAVRLGDLMKDVERVVLTNLYLGKLPLGEQVIGNVQIRYDDPAMQQEGLLSPVWPVYANVLAAYQPDFNSQVHQWILAVAKYRQTQLAETKLQQGDRSGAATMLQTAAKTALQIGDKNAATVLQTSATRLQSGQELSDADLKKTRIAAKTILQSS comes from the coding sequence ATGAAAGTCAAATTGCTCTCAGCTTTAAGTGATCACAATCTTGATGCGGCTCAACTTACTAGTCAGCGTCAATTGGCAATTTCCATTTCTGCGATCGCTGATCAATTTGAGCATAATTTACCTTTGAATTTATGCTTAATTTTGGATCAAAGTGGTTCGATGCACGGTCAGCCGTTGAAAACCGTGATTCAGGCTGTAGAGCGAGTATTAGATAGACTAGAACCTCGCGATCGCATTTCTGTTGTCGCTTTTGCGGGTTCTGCTGTGGTCATTATCCCTAACCAACCAGTCCTTGACCCCAAAACCATCAAATCTCAAATTAGCCAAAAACTAGCCGCTAGTGGTGGTACTTCCATTGCTGAGGGGTTACAACTGGGAATTACAGAGTTGATGAAGGGGACAAAAGGTGCTGTTTCCCAAGCTTTTCTGCTTACCGATGGTCACGGAGAAAGCAGCCTGAAAATTTGGAAGTGGGAATTTGGTCATGATGACGGTAAGCGGTGTTTAGAACTAGCGAAAAAGGCCGCCAAAATTAATCTCACTATCAATACATTAGGATTTGGCAACCACTGGAATCAAGATTTACTCGAAAAAATCGCTGATGCTGGTGGCGGGACTCTGACTCATATTGAGCGACCAGAACAAGCCACCCATCAATTCAATCGTCTATTTACACGAGTACAGTCGGTAGGGTTAACCAATGCTTACTTGCAACTATCCTTACAACCCCATGTCAGGTTAGCAGAACTCAAACCCGTTGCCCAAGTGACACCAGATATTATTGAGTTACCTGTGGAAAAACTCAGTGATGGGACTTTGGCTGTGCGTCTGGGGGACTTGATGAAAGATGTGGAACGGGTAGTGTTAACAAATTTGTACTTAGGAAAGTTACCACTAGGAGAACAGGTAATTGGCAATGTGCAGATTCGCTATGATGACCCAGCTATGCAGCAAGAGGGTTTACTTTCACCGGTTTGGCCTGTGTATGCCAATGTTTTAGCAGCTTATCAACCAGACTTCAATTCTCAAGTCCATCAGTGGATTTTAGCTGTGGCGAAATATCGCCAAACTCAGTTAGCTGAGACTAAATTACAACAAGGCGATCGCTCTGGTGCGGCTACTATGTTACAAACTGCGGCGAAAACTGCTTTACAAATTGGCGACAAAAATGCTGCTACAGTTTTACAGACTTCTGCTACCCGTCTGCAATCAGGTCAAGAACTCTCAGATGCAGACCTGAAGAAAACTCGCATTGCGGCTAAGACTATTCTACAAAGTTCTTAA